The following are from one region of the Actinopolyspora halophila DSM 43834 genome:
- a CDS encoding alpha/beta fold hydrolase has translation MRTRRALAWSAGVLGAAVTGTAVSLASRGAREAEPGGIGPGAVPPGESGSARRSTVAADDGVPLSVREVDPADGGRAELTVILVHGYSLDSRCWRFQCAELPGSTDPRVRLVLYDQRGHGRSGRSARANNTIEQLGRDLDAVLRATTGGGPVVLVGHSMGGMAIMALAEQRPELFRERVRGVALLGTSAGEVGASGLPRPWLSKHNPVTRTLGVLAGWQPGLVEYARRTGAGVTRSLVHGLAFGGREVGTELVDLTDAMIAGTAVETVTDFLDTLGSHDRRAALTGLRSCEVLVLGGDADRLTPFAHSEAIAAELPEAELVRVEGAGHMVVLERAELVTARLGDLVRRAVRRTRAADSAEKVSGS, from the coding sequence ATGAGGACTCGGCGGGCGTTGGCCTGGTCCGCCGGCGTGCTCGGCGCCGCGGTGACCGGGACCGCGGTGAGTCTCGCCTCCCGGGGCGCGCGGGAAGCCGAACCCGGCGGGATCGGACCCGGTGCGGTGCCGCCGGGCGAGTCGGGTTCCGCCCGCAGGTCCACCGTCGCCGCCGACGACGGGGTTCCACTGTCCGTGCGGGAGGTGGATCCCGCCGACGGAGGACGGGCCGAGTTGACCGTGATCCTGGTGCACGGGTACAGCCTGGACTCGCGCTGCTGGCGTTTTCAGTGCGCGGAGCTGCCCGGATCGACCGATCCCCGAGTGCGGCTCGTGCTCTACGACCAGCGCGGCCACGGCCGTTCCGGCCGTTCCGCCCGGGCCAACAACACCATCGAACAGTTGGGCAGGGATCTGGACGCGGTGTTGCGCGCCACCACGGGCGGTGGGCCCGTCGTGCTGGTCGGCCACTCCATGGGGGGTATGGCGATCATGGCTCTGGCGGAGCAGCGCCCCGAGCTGTTCCGGGAGCGGGTGCGTGGCGTGGCGTTGCTCGGGACCTCGGCCGGTGAGGTGGGGGCGAGCGGGTTGCCCAGGCCGTGGTTGTCCAAGCACAACCCGGTCACCAGGACTCTGGGGGTGTTGGCCGGTTGGCAGCCCGGTCTGGTGGAGTACGCCCGCCGCACCGGGGCGGGAGTGACGCGGAGCCTGGTCCACGGGCTGGCCTTCGGGGGCCGGGAGGTCGGCACGGAGCTGGTCGACCTGACGGACGCGATGATCGCGGGCACCGCTGTGGAGACCGTGACGGACTTCCTGGACACTCTCGGTTCGCACGACCGCAGGGCCGCGCTGACCGGGCTGCGGTCCTGCGAGGTTCTGGTGCTCGGCGGTGACGCCGACCGGCTCACCCCCTTCGCCCACTCGGAGGCGATAGCCGCCGAGCTGCCCGAGGCCGAGCTGGTCCGGGTCGAGGGGGCCGGGCATATGGTGGTTCTCGAGCGGGCGGAGCTGGTCACCGCCCGGCTGGGAGATCTGGTGCGGCGCGCGGTGCGGAGAACGCGGGCCGCGGATTCCGCGGAGAAGGTGAGCGGCAGTTGA
- the tsaE gene encoding tRNA (adenosine(37)-N6)-threonylcarbamoyltransferase complex ATPase subunit type 1 TsaE, with amino-acid sequence MTSDSAPWTFELATEEETGRFGTALGALLVPGDLVLLDGPLGAGKTVLVRGIATGMGVEGRITSPTFVLAREHHPADWRGTTLVHVDAYRLTSLAELDDLDLDTELTEAAVVVEWGGGFAERLAEDHLLVRMSRRGDDTRELSLLPQGRRWQDRLPPAFE; translated from the coding sequence TTGACTTCCGATTCTGCGCCCTGGACGTTCGAGCTGGCGACCGAGGAGGAGACCGGGCGTTTCGGTACCGCGCTCGGGGCGTTGCTCGTTCCGGGGGACCTCGTGCTGTTGGACGGCCCGCTCGGGGCGGGCAAGACGGTGCTCGTTCGGGGGATCGCCACCGGCATGGGGGTGGAGGGGCGGATCACCTCGCCCACCTTCGTGCTGGCCCGGGAGCATCACCCCGCGGACTGGCGGGGCACCACCCTGGTTCACGTGGACGCTTACCGGCTCACTTCCCTGGCCGAGCTCGACGACCTGGACCTGGACACGGAGCTGACCGAGGCCGCCGTCGTGGTGGAGTGGGGCGGTGGTTTCGCCGAGCGGTTGGCCGAGGACCATCTGCTGGTGCGGATGAGCCGTCGCGGGGACGACACGCGGGAGTTGTCCCTGCTGCCGCAGGGGCGGCGTTGGCAGGATCGACTGCCGCCCGCCTTCGAG